A window from Streptomyces sp. NBC_00299 encodes these proteins:
- the hisI gene encoding phosphoribosyl-AMP cyclohydrolase, with translation MACMTTSTPRQPSPLDPEIAARLKRSADGLLPAIAQQYDTGEVLMLGWMDDEALHRTLTTGRCTYWSRSRQEYWVKGDTSGHFQWVKSVALDCDADTVLVKVDQVGAACHTGARTCFDEDVLLKDGPAGPPGTDSGAPAADQ, from the coding sequence ATGGCATGCATGACCACCAGCACGCCCCGTCAGCCCAGTCCGCTGGACCCCGAGATCGCCGCGCGCCTGAAGCGCAGCGCGGACGGACTCCTGCCCGCCATCGCCCAGCAGTACGACACCGGAGAGGTGCTCATGCTCGGCTGGATGGACGACGAGGCGCTGCATCGCACGCTCACCACAGGCCGCTGCACCTACTGGTCGCGCAGCCGCCAGGAATACTGGGTCAAGGGCGACACCTCCGGCCACTTCCAGTGGGTGAAGTCCGTGGCCCTGGACTGCGACGCCGACACCGTGCTCGTCAAGGTCGACCAGGTGGGCGCGGCCTGCCACACGGGCGCGCGTACCTGCTTCGACGAGGACGTGCTGCTCAAGGACGGCCCCGCCGGCCCTCCCGGCACCGATTCCGGCGCACCGGCCGCGGATCAGTAG
- the hisF gene encoding imidazole glycerol phosphate synthase subunit HisF, which produces MTLAVRVIPCLDVDNGRVVKGVNFQNLRDAGDPVEMAKVYDAEGADELTFLDITASSGNRETTYDVVRRTAEQVFIPLTVGGGVRTAEDVNKLLRAGADKVGVNTAAIARPELIREIAERFGRQVLVLSVDARRTPEGTFEVTTHGGRRGTGIDAVEWAHRAAELGAGEILLNSMDADGTKDGYDLEMIQAVRKHVTIPVIASGGAGRLTDFPPAIEAGADAVLAASVFHFGDLRIGEVKETLRTAGHPVR; this is translated from the coding sequence ATGACCCTGGCGGTCCGAGTCATCCCCTGCCTGGACGTGGACAACGGCCGGGTCGTCAAGGGCGTCAACTTCCAGAACCTCCGCGACGCGGGCGATCCCGTCGAGATGGCCAAGGTGTACGACGCCGAGGGCGCCGACGAGCTGACGTTCCTGGACATCACCGCGTCGTCCGGCAACCGCGAGACGACCTACGACGTGGTGCGCCGCACCGCCGAGCAGGTGTTCATCCCGCTGACGGTCGGCGGCGGCGTCCGTACGGCCGAGGACGTGAACAAGCTGCTGCGGGCGGGCGCGGACAAGGTGGGCGTCAACACCGCCGCCATCGCCCGCCCCGAGCTGATCCGTGAGATCGCCGAGCGGTTCGGGCGGCAGGTGCTGGTGCTGTCGGTCGACGCGCGGCGCACGCCCGAGGGCACCTTCGAGGTGACCACCCACGGCGGCCGTCGCGGCACCGGCATCGACGCCGTCGAGTGGGCGCACCGCGCGGCCGAGCTGGGCGCGGGGGAGATCCTGCTCAACTCGATGGACGCGGACGGCACGAAGGACGGCTACGACCTGGAGATGATCCAGGCCGTACGCAAGCACGTGACGATCCCGGTGATCGCCTCCGGCGGTGCCGGCAGGCTCACCGACTTCCCGCCGGCCATCGAGGCGGGGGCGGACGCGGTGCTGGCGGCGTCGGTGTTCCACTTCGGGGATCTGCGGATCGGCGAGGTGAAGGAGACGCTGCGGACGGCGGGTCACCCCGTCCGCTGA
- a CDS encoding ArsR/SmtB family transcription factor, whose translation MTDKERDRRITDLGTLKALAHPLRMNLFRGLTIAQVATASQLAEQVDEAVSLVSYHLRKLAEHGLIKEAEPQSADGRERWWRPASDGVRIRDEDFRDAPEKAVAHTAASRLFAEQRTDMYRRWLDERAHWGPEWNRAAESSESSLRLTADELAELNKELLALLRRYDEQGRAADAAGDTEGRENVAVHTYAFPFRP comes from the coding sequence ATGACGGACAAGGAGAGAGACCGCCGGATCACGGACCTGGGCACCCTCAAGGCGCTCGCCCACCCGCTGCGGATGAACCTGTTCCGAGGGCTGACGATCGCCCAGGTCGCCACCGCCTCACAGCTCGCCGAGCAGGTCGACGAGGCGGTGTCGCTGGTCAGCTACCACCTGCGAAAGCTCGCCGAACACGGGCTCATCAAGGAGGCGGAGCCGCAGAGCGCCGACGGCCGCGAGCGCTGGTGGCGGCCCGCCTCCGACGGTGTGCGCATCCGTGACGAGGACTTCCGCGACGCCCCCGAGAAGGCTGTCGCGCACACCGCGGCCAGCCGGCTCTTCGCCGAGCAGCGCACGGACATGTACCGGCGCTGGCTCGACGAGCGCGCCCACTGGGGCCCCGAGTGGAACCGGGCGGCGGAGTCCTCCGAGTCCAGCCTCCGGCTCACGGCGGACGAACTGGCCGAGCTGAACAAGGAGTTGCTGGCCCTCCTGCGCCGGTACGACGAGCAGGGCAGGGCCGCCGACGCCGCCGGCGACACCGAGGGTCGCGAGAACGTCGCGGTGCACACGTACGCCTTCCCGTTCCGGCCCTGA
- the priA gene encoding bifunctional 1-(5-phosphoribosyl)-5-((5-phosphoribosylamino)methylideneamino)imidazole-4-carboxamide isomerase/phosphoribosylanthranilate isomerase PriA translates to MAKLELLPAVDVRDGQAVRLVHGESGTETSYGSPLEAALAWQRSGAEWLHLVDLDAAFGTGDNRDLIAEVAKAMDIKVELSGGIRDDASLAAALATGCTRVNLGTAALETPDWVAKVIAEHGDKIAVGLDVRGTTLRGRGWTRDGGDLYETLERLNNEGCARYVVTDIAKDGTLQGPNLELLKNVCAATDRPVVASGGVSSLDDLRAIAELVPLGVEGSIVGKALYAKAFTLEEALEATS, encoded by the coding sequence ATGGCCAAGCTCGAACTCCTCCCCGCCGTAGACGTCCGCGACGGCCAGGCCGTCCGCCTCGTGCACGGCGAGTCCGGCACCGAGACCTCCTACGGCTCGCCCCTGGAGGCCGCCCTGGCCTGGCAGCGCTCGGGCGCCGAGTGGCTGCACCTGGTCGACCTGGACGCCGCCTTCGGCACCGGCGACAACCGCGACCTGATCGCCGAGGTCGCGAAGGCGATGGACATCAAGGTCGAGCTGTCCGGCGGCATCCGCGACGACGCCTCCCTGGCCGCAGCGCTCGCCACGGGCTGCACGCGCGTGAACCTCGGCACGGCCGCGCTGGAGACCCCCGACTGGGTCGCCAAGGTCATCGCCGAGCACGGTGACAAGATCGCCGTCGGTCTCGACGTACGCGGTACGACCCTGCGCGGCCGCGGCTGGACCCGTGACGGCGGTGACCTCTACGAGACGCTGGAGCGCCTCAACAACGAGGGCTGCGCCCGCTACGTCGTCACGGACATCGCCAAGGACGGCACGCTCCAGGGGCCGAACCTCGAGCTGCTGAAGAACGTCTGCGCGGCGACGGACCGCCCGGTGGTCGCCTCCGGCGGGGTCTCGTCGCTGGACGACCTCCGCGCGATCGCCGAGCTGGTCCCCCTCGGTGTCGAGGGCTCCATCGTCGGGAAGGCCCTGTACGCGAAGGCGTTCACCCTGGAAGAGGCCTTGGAGGCTACGTCGTGA
- a CDS encoding DUF2752 domain-containing protein, with translation MHGVNANSQRVTPPGTGSVLGRLAVPAGILAAVAGAFAYVGAVDPNEPGHYPACPLLRLTGIYCPGCGGLRSAHAVAHGDFAAALQDNALAVVGYGLFAVVWTVWVVRAVRGRPFRIDLGPVQLWAAGALLLVFTVVRNLPFGGWLHP, from the coding sequence ATGCATGGTGTGAACGCCAACAGCCAGAGGGTGACGCCGCCCGGCACCGGGAGTGTGCTCGGACGGCTGGCCGTACCGGCCGGGATCCTCGCAGCCGTGGCCGGCGCTTTCGCCTACGTCGGTGCCGTCGACCCGAACGAGCCCGGCCACTACCCCGCCTGTCCGCTCCTGCGGCTCACCGGCATCTACTGCCCCGGCTGCGGCGGACTGCGCAGCGCGCATGCCGTCGCCCACGGGGACTTCGCGGCGGCGCTGCAGGACAACGCCCTGGCCGTCGTCGGCTACGGGCTCTTCGCCGTGGTGTGGACCGTCTGGGTGGTCCGTGCGGTGCGCGGGCGGCCCTTCAGGATCGATCTCGGGCCGGTGCAGCTGTGGGCCGCGGGCGCGTTGCTGCTGGTCTTCACGGTTGTCCGGAACCTGCCGTTCGGTGGCTGGCTACATCCTTGA
- the hisH gene encoding imidazole glycerol phosphate synthase subunit HisH, whose protein sequence is MELSSKNVVVFDYGFGNVRSAERALARAGADVEITRDYDKAMNADGLLVPGVGAFAACMQGLKEARGDWIVERRLSGGRPVMGICVGMQILFARGIEHGVETEGLGEWPGSVEPLQADIVPHMGWNTVDVAAGSQLFAGLDADARFYFVHSYAVHDWTLETENPLMTAPQVTWSTHGKPFVAAVENGALWATQFHPEKSGDAGAQLLTNWIGTL, encoded by the coding sequence GTGGAATTGAGCAGCAAGAACGTCGTGGTCTTCGACTACGGCTTCGGCAACGTGAGGTCCGCCGAACGCGCCCTCGCGCGCGCGGGAGCCGACGTCGAGATCACGCGTGACTACGACAAGGCCATGAACGCCGACGGCCTGCTGGTGCCGGGCGTCGGCGCGTTCGCCGCCTGCATGCAGGGCCTGAAGGAGGCCCGCGGCGACTGGATCGTCGAGCGGCGGCTGTCCGGCGGGCGCCCCGTGATGGGCATCTGCGTCGGCATGCAGATCCTGTTCGCGCGCGGCATCGAGCACGGCGTCGAGACCGAGGGCCTCGGCGAATGGCCCGGCTCGGTCGAGCCGTTGCAGGCCGACATCGTGCCCCACATGGGCTGGAACACCGTGGACGTGGCGGCCGGCTCCCAGCTGTTCGCCGGGCTGGACGCGGACGCGCGCTTCTACTTCGTGCACTCCTACGCCGTCCACGACTGGACCCTGGAGACCGAGAACCCGCTCATGACCGCGCCGCAGGTCACCTGGTCGACGCACGGCAAGCCCTTCGTGGCCGCCGTGGAGAACGGCGCCCTGTGGGCCACGCAGTTCCACCCCGAGAAGTCCGGCGACGCCGGAGCGCAGCTGCTCACCAACTGGATCGGAACCCTGTAG
- a CDS encoding TIGR03085 family metal-binding protein — MSTFAKRERLILADLLEAEGPEAPTLCEGWTTRDLAAHVVVRERRPDAAAGILIRPLASRLERAMEEFAAKPYEELIQLIRTGPPRFSPFQLKQIDEASNTLEFYVHTEDVRRARPDWTPRELDPVFQDALWSRLERSARLMGRTAPTGVVLRRPDGQTAVAHRGTPVVTVTGEPSELLLFSYGRQSAAKVELDGDADAITKLHATKQLGI; from the coding sequence ATGTCGACTTTCGCCAAGCGTGAACGACTTATCCTGGCCGACCTCTTGGAGGCCGAGGGCCCCGAGGCCCCCACCCTCTGCGAGGGCTGGACGACCCGTGATCTGGCTGCGCACGTCGTGGTGCGCGAGCGCCGCCCCGACGCCGCCGCCGGCATTCTGATCAGGCCGCTCGCGTCGCGCCTGGAAAGGGCGATGGAGGAGTTCGCGGCCAAGCCGTACGAGGAGCTGATCCAGCTCATCCGCACCGGCCCGCCCCGCTTCTCGCCGTTCCAGCTCAAGCAGATCGACGAGGCGTCCAACACGCTCGAGTTCTACGTCCACACCGAGGACGTCCGCCGCGCCCGGCCCGACTGGACGCCGCGCGAACTCGACCCGGTCTTCCAGGACGCCCTCTGGTCCCGCCTGGAGCGCTCCGCCCGCCTGATGGGCCGCACCGCCCCCACGGGCGTGGTGCTGCGCCGCCCAGACGGCCAGACGGCGGTCGCCCACCGCGGCACCCCGGTCGTCACGGTGACCGGCGAGCCTTCCGAGCTGCTGCTGTTCTCCTACGGCCGCCAGAGCGCCGCCAAGGTCGAACTGGACGGCGACGCGGACGCCATCACCAAGCTGCACGCGACGAAGCAGCTCGGCATCTAG
- a CDS encoding RidA family protein translates to MTSDAVRRVHSGSPWEESFGFARAVAAGDRVLVAGTTSFKGDVLYGEGDPYEQAKAAFANAIEAIGEFGLDVGSVVRTRMYLTHARDVDAVGRAHKELFDAVRPVSTLLVVEGFVDSRILVEVEIEAFRRTLEEPVS, encoded by the coding sequence ATGACGTCGGATGCCGTACGGCGTGTGCACAGCGGAAGTCCCTGGGAAGAGTCCTTCGGGTTCGCGCGTGCCGTGGCGGCGGGCGACCGCGTCCTGGTCGCGGGCACGACGTCCTTCAAGGGCGACGTGCTGTACGGCGAGGGCGACCCGTACGAACAGGCCAAGGCGGCCTTCGCCAACGCCATCGAGGCGATCGGTGAGTTCGGGCTCGACGTCGGGTCCGTGGTCCGTACGCGGATGTACCTGACCCACGCGCGCGACGTGGACGCCGTGGGCCGGGCCCACAAGGAGCTCTTCGACGCGGTGCGCCCGGTCTCGACGCTGCTGGTCGTCGAGGGGTTCGTGGACTCGCGCATCCTGGTCGAAGTGGAAATAGAAGCATTCAGAAGGACGTTGGAGGAGCCGGTTTCATGA
- a CDS encoding TIGR02234 family membrane protein, with translation MGYVTAVPPPRSEAPASARAGRLSLAVALLCGALGAAVALLSTRQRWSEGTAMVPGGAFPLTAKGSDVTGVPAALAIVGLAALVAVFAVRRTGRFMVAGLLALSGAGTVAAALFGASDSSALDEKAAQASGDTSATVQALTHTAWPYVAAVGGALILLAGLLALRYGRLWPGMSGRYERSGAPRPRGRKAPAADPDRPEELWKALDRGEDPTGA, from the coding sequence GTGGGGTACGTGACTGCTGTTCCTCCTCCCCGTTCCGAAGCCCCGGCTTCCGCCCGGGCCGGCCGTTTGAGCCTCGCCGTCGCCCTGCTGTGCGGTGCGCTCGGCGCGGCCGTGGCGCTGCTCTCCACCCGGCAGCGCTGGTCGGAGGGCACCGCGATGGTGCCCGGCGGCGCGTTCCCCCTGACCGCCAAGGGCAGCGACGTCACGGGCGTCCCAGCGGCCCTGGCCATAGTGGGGCTCGCCGCGCTCGTCGCCGTCTTCGCCGTCCGCCGAACCGGCCGCTTCATGGTCGCCGGACTGCTCGCGCTCTCCGGCGCCGGCACCGTCGCCGCGGCCCTCTTCGGCGCCTCCGACAGCTCCGCGCTGGACGAGAAGGCCGCGCAGGCCTCCGGCGACACCTCGGCCACCGTCCAGGCGCTCACCCACACCGCCTGGCCGTATGTCGCGGCCGTCGGCGGCGCCCTGATCCTGCTCGCCGGACTGCTGGCCCTGCGCTACGGCCGGCTGTGGCCCGGCATGTCCGGCCGCTACGAGCGCTCCGGCGCACCCCGGCCGCGCGGCAGGAAGGCCCCGGCCGCCGACCCCGACCGGCCCGAGGAGCTGTGGAAGGCCCTCGACCGGGGCGAGGACCCGACCGGAGCCTGA
- a CDS encoding HGxxPAAW family protein: MAGSSHGHTPAAWTGVTIAFIGFCVSGAFMVLAQPAGFWAGLGVVVLGGVIGWIMRGMGLGQPKNAHQELIEQQREPAGVES, translated from the coding sequence ATGGCGGGCAGCAGCCACGGTCACACCCCGGCCGCCTGGACCGGTGTCACGATCGCCTTCATCGGTTTCTGCGTCTCGGGCGCCTTCATGGTGTTGGCTCAGCCCGCGGGCTTCTGGGCCGGCCTCGGTGTCGTGGTCCTCGGCGGTGTCATCGGCTGGATCATGCGCGGTATGGGACTCGGCCAGCCCAAGAACGCGCACCAGGAGCTCATCGAGCAGCAGCGTGAGCCGGCGGGCGTCGAGAGCTGA
- a CDS encoding anthranilate synthase component I, whose amino-acid sequence MDLETFRKLATDRRVIPVTRKLLADGDTPVALYRKLAAERPGTFLLESAENGRSWSRYSFVGVRSAATLTARDGQAHWLGAPPVGVPVEGDPLAALRATIEALHTPRDLAHDLNLPPFTGGMVGYLGYDIVRRLEKIGPGERDDLKLPELTMLLTSDLAVMDHWEGSVLLIANAINHNDLDTGVDEAYADAIARLDAMQADLSRAVPQPPAVLPPSELPEYTALWGGEDFQEAVEDIKERIRAGEAFQVVPSQRFETPCTASALDVYRVLRATNPSPYMYLFRFDGFDVVGSSPEALVKVEDGQAMVHPIAGTRWRGATPQEDQALAEELLADPKERAEHLMLVDLGRNDLGRVCEPGSVEVVDFMSIERYSHVMHIVSTVTGRVAPGRTAFDVLTACFPAGTLSGAPKPRAMQIIDELEPSRRGLYGGCVGYLDFAGDSDTAIAIRTALLRQGTAYVQAGAGIVADSDPVAEDTECRNKAAAVLRAVHTANRLN is encoded by the coding sequence ATGGACCTCGAGACGTTCCGCAAGCTGGCCACCGACCGCCGCGTCATTCCGGTCACCCGCAAGCTCCTCGCCGACGGCGACACCCCGGTCGCGCTCTACCGCAAGCTCGCCGCCGAGCGCCCCGGCACCTTCCTGCTGGAGTCCGCGGAGAACGGCCGGTCCTGGTCCCGCTACTCGTTCGTCGGCGTCCGCTCCGCGGCCACGCTCACCGCGCGCGACGGACAGGCCCACTGGCTCGGCGCCCCGCCCGTCGGCGTCCCCGTCGAGGGCGACCCGCTGGCCGCCCTGCGCGCCACCATCGAGGCCCTGCACACCCCGCGCGACCTCGCCCACGACCTGAACCTGCCGCCCTTCACCGGCGGCATGGTCGGCTACCTCGGCTACGACATCGTGCGCCGGCTGGAGAAGATCGGCCCCGGCGAGCGGGACGACCTGAAGCTGCCCGAGCTGACCATGCTGCTCACCAGTGACCTCGCCGTCATGGACCACTGGGAGGGGTCCGTCCTGCTGATCGCCAACGCGATCAACCACAACGACCTCGACACGGGCGTCGACGAGGCCTACGCCGACGCGATCGCCCGCCTCGACGCCATGCAGGCCGACCTCTCGCGCGCGGTCCCCCAGCCCCCGGCGGTGCTGCCGCCCTCGGAGCTCCCCGAGTACACAGCCCTGTGGGGCGGCGAGGACTTCCAGGAGGCCGTCGAGGACATCAAGGAGCGCATCCGGGCCGGCGAGGCCTTCCAGGTGGTCCCCTCCCAGCGCTTCGAAACGCCGTGCACGGCAAGCGCGTTGGACGTCTACCGGGTCCTCAGGGCGACCAACCCGTCGCCGTACATGTACCTCTTCCGGTTCGACGGCTTCGACGTCGTCGGCTCGTCCCCCGAGGCCCTCGTGAAGGTCGAGGACGGACAGGCCATGGTCCACCCCATCGCCGGCACCCGGTGGCGCGGGGCGACCCCGCAGGAGGACCAGGCCCTCGCCGAGGAGCTGCTCGCCGACCCCAAGGAGCGCGCCGAGCACCTCATGCTCGTCGACCTGGGCCGCAACGACCTGGGGCGGGTCTGCGAGCCGGGTTCGGTGGAGGTCGTCGACTTCATGTCCATCGAGCGCTATTCCCACGTGATGCACATCGTCTCGACGGTGACGGGCCGCGTCGCGCCGGGCCGCACCGCCTTCGACGTCCTGACGGCCTGCTTCCCGGCCGGCACCCTATCGGGGGCCCCCAAGCCCCGCGCGATGCAGATCATCGACGAACTCGAGCCGTCCAGAAGGGGGCTGTACGGCGGCTGCGTCGGCTACCTCGACTTCGCGGGCGACTCCGACACCGCCATCGCGATCCGTACGGCCCTGCTGCGGCAGGGCACGGCGTACGTCCAGGCGGGCGCAGGCATCGTCGCCGACTCCGACCCCGTCGCCGAGGACACCGAGTGCCGCAACAAGGCGGCCGCCGTACTGCGGGCCGTGCACACCGCGAACCGGCTCAACTGA
- the trpM gene encoding tryptophan biosynthesis modulator TrpM, with translation MTLTVTTVDRHARLARGCRPRGCRAPARRVHGRRVRYVIGDEPGQVNGRRWQQASRGAGLCLICDYRRVSATSHSRPAAD, from the coding sequence ATGACTCTCACCGTGACCACAGTGGACCGGCACGCCCGCCTGGCGCGCGGCTGCCGGCCCCGGGGCTGCCGCGCTCCGGCACGCCGCGTGCACGGACGCAGGGTCAGGTACGTCATCGGTGATGAACCCGGGCAGGTCAACGGCCGTCGATGGCAGCAGGCCTCCAGGGGTGCGGGGCTCTGTTTGATTTGCGACTACCGCCGCGTGAGCGCGACAAGCCACAGCCGGCCGGCAGCCGACTGA
- the trpC gene encoding indole-3-glycerol phosphate synthase TrpC encodes MSVLDEIIDGVRADLAERQARVSLDELKERAAKAPAAKDGVAALKGDGVKVICEVKRSSPSKGALAAIADPAGLAADYEAGGAAVISVLTEQRRFGGSLADLEAVRARVDIPVLRKDFIVTSYQLWEARAYGADLALLIVAALDQAALESLIERAESIGLTPLVEVHDEDEVERAVDAGAKIIGVNARNLKTLEVDRGTFERVAPEIPANLVKIAESGVRGPHDLIAYANAGADAVLVGESLVTGKDPKSAVSDLVAAGEHPALRHGRS; translated from the coding sequence GTGAGTGTGCTCGACGAGATCATCGACGGAGTCCGTGCCGACCTCGCGGAGCGGCAGGCGCGCGTCAGCCTCGACGAGCTCAAGGAGCGCGCGGCGAAGGCGCCCGCGGCCAAGGACGGGGTCGCCGCGCTCAAGGGCGACGGCGTCAAGGTCATCTGCGAGGTCAAGCGCTCCAGCCCCTCCAAGGGCGCGCTGGCCGCGATCGCCGACCCGGCCGGGCTCGCCGCGGACTACGAGGCGGGCGGCGCGGCCGTCATCTCCGTGCTGACGGAACAGCGCCGCTTCGGCGGCTCGCTGGCCGACCTGGAGGCGGTCCGCGCGCGCGTGGACATCCCGGTCCTGCGCAAGGACTTCATCGTCACGTCGTACCAGCTGTGGGAGGCCCGGGCCTACGGCGCCGACCTCGCGCTGCTGATCGTCGCGGCCCTCGACCAGGCGGCGCTGGAGTCGCTGATCGAGCGCGCGGAGTCCATCGGCCTGACCCCGCTGGTCGAGGTGCACGACGAGGACGAGGTCGAGCGTGCCGTGGACGCGGGCGCGAAGATCATCGGCGTCAACGCGCGGAACCTGAAGACCCTGGAGGTCGACCGCGGGACGTTCGAGCGCGTCGCCCCCGAGATCCCCGCCAACCTCGTCAAGATCGCCGAGTCCGGCGTCCGCGGCCCGCACGACCTCATCGCCTACGCCAACGCCGGCGCCGACGCGGTCCTGGTGGGCGAGTCCCTGGTGACGGGGAAGGACCCGAAGTCGGCGGTCTCCGACCTGGTCGCGGCGGGCGAGCACCCCGCACTGCGGCACGGGCGCAGCTGA
- a CDS encoding MFS transporter, producing the protein MTSTQTGSTTAAGAERAAHRDPNVLRWLGAYASSAVGDNVYYLALSWAAVQAGTPAQAGLVTALSAVPRAVLLLGGGVVADRFGPRRVLISSDAVRCAAVLAVAVLLLVGRPGLWPLAVLALVFGAVDAVMMPALGALPTRITGRGRLARVHGMRSLAVRLANVVGAPLGGLGVALGGTAGAFGLAGLLFAASLPLLIALRVARQPADDAHARGSAWSDLTGGLRHIRGHRVLLPLIVVIALSDLGFVGPLNVGLTLLADERGWGAGGVGWVLAGFGTGAGAASLLLTARGRVPRAGLVLSVSGVVSAAAIGSLAFVPNVAVAVAVALSIGLISGLNGVLCGALLQAESGPAYVGRVTSVATFFSLGVAPLTFPLTGAAIGLWGTGPVFVASAAVCGLGGTVGLFARGLRRAELPR; encoded by the coding sequence GTGACCTCGACGCAGACCGGCTCCACGACCGCCGCCGGGGCGGAACGCGCAGCCCACCGCGACCCCAACGTGCTGCGCTGGCTCGGCGCGTACGCCTCGTCGGCCGTCGGCGACAACGTCTACTACCTCGCCCTGTCCTGGGCCGCCGTCCAGGCCGGTACGCCCGCGCAGGCCGGCCTGGTCACCGCGCTGAGTGCGGTGCCGCGGGCCGTGCTGCTGCTCGGCGGGGGAGTGGTCGCCGACCGGTTCGGCCCGCGCAGGGTGCTGATCAGCAGCGACGCCGTGCGCTGCGCGGCGGTTCTCGCGGTCGCCGTGCTGCTGCTCGTCGGCCGGCCGGGTCTGTGGCCGTTGGCCGTGCTGGCGCTGGTCTTCGGGGCCGTCGACGCCGTGATGATGCCCGCCCTGGGTGCCTTGCCGACCCGGATCACCGGACGCGGCCGGCTCGCCCGGGTGCACGGCATGCGGAGCCTCGCCGTCCGGCTGGCCAACGTCGTCGGCGCACCGCTCGGCGGCCTCGGTGTGGCCCTCGGGGGCACCGCGGGGGCATTCGGCCTGGCCGGGCTCCTGTTCGCGGCCTCGCTGCCGCTGCTGATCGCGCTCCGGGTGGCGAGGCAGCCCGCGGACGACGCACACGCGCGTGGCAGCGCGTGGAGCGACCTGACCGGCGGTCTGCGCCACATACGCGGCCACCGCGTTCTGCTGCCGCTGATCGTCGTCATCGCGCTCAGCGACCTCGGCTTCGTCGGCCCGCTCAACGTCGGCCTGACCCTGCTCGCCGACGAGCGAGGCTGGGGAGCCGGGGGAGTCGGCTGGGTGCTCGCCGGGTTCGGCACGGGCGCGGGGGCGGCCTCGCTGCTCCTCACCGCCCGAGGGCGCGTCCCGCGCGCGGGGCTCGTGCTGTCCGTGTCAGGCGTGGTCAGCGCGGCGGCGATCGGCTCCCTGGCCTTTGTGCCGAACGTCGCGGTCGCCGTCGCCGTGGCCCTGTCCATCGGCCTCATCTCGGGTCTGAACGGCGTCCTGTGCGGGGCGCTGCTGCAGGCCGAGTCCGGCCCGGCCTACGTCGGCCGTGTCACGTCCGTGGCGACCTTCTTCAGCCTCGGCGTCGCCCCGCTCACGTTCCCCCTGACAGGCGCCGCGATCGGCCTGTGGGGCACCGGCCCGGTCTTCGTCGCCAGCGCGGCCGTCTGCGGGCTCGGCGGGACGGTCGGCCTGTTCGCCCGGGGCCTGCGCAGGGCGGAACTACCTCGCTGA